The following are encoded in a window of Phragmites australis chromosome 22, lpPhrAust1.1, whole genome shotgun sequence genomic DNA:
- the LOC133904537 gene encoding secreted RxLR effector protein 161-like → MEVRLKLSKSSSSPPVDTTLYQSLVRSLRYLIHTRPDLAYSVGYVNRFMERLCEEHLIAVKHILRYVAGTKTLGVLYTVRKKKSVWPCLLGYNDSDMAGDIDDRKSTFGMIFFLDSNPITW, encoded by the coding sequence ATGGAGGTACGCCTCAAGCTTAGCAAATCTAGCTCATCCCCACCGGTTGATACTACTCTCTACCAGAGTCTAGTCAGGAGCCTCCGGTACCTCATCCACACCCGGCCGGACCTGGCCTACTCAGTAGGCTACGTCAACCGCTTCATGGAGAGACTATGTGAAGAGCATCTCATCGCCGTCAAGCACATACTGCGCTATGTTGCAGGGACAAAAACATTGGGTGTTCTCTACACGGTCAGGAAGAAAAAGAGCGTGTGGCCATGTTTGTTGGGCTACAACGACAGTGACATGGCCGGCGACATCgatgataggaagagcaccttcGGGATGATCTTCTTCCTTGACAGCAACCCCATCACCTGGTAG